The following are encoded in a window of Pongo abelii isolate AG06213 chromosome 16, NHGRI_mPonAbe1-v2.0_pri, whole genome shotgun sequence genomic DNA:
- the SHF gene encoding SH2 domain-containing adapter protein F isoform X5 encodes MLLSGAPPAGSRPGPRAQGSAGGGPGGSRRGAGGAGAGPGGGGSGGVAKWLREHLGFRGGGGGGGGSKPAPPEPDYRPPAPSPAAPPAPPPDILAAYRLQRERDFEDPYSGGSSGSAALATPAAPGPTPPPRHGSPPHRLIRVETPGPPAPPADERISGHPASSDRLAILEDYADPFDVQETGEGSAGASGAPEKVPENDGYMEPYEAQKMMAEIRGSKETATQPLPLYDTPYEPEEDGATPEGEGAPWPRESRLPEDDERPPEEYDQPWEWKKERISKAFAAQFEGPEKSCLSPGREEKGRLPSRLSAGNPKSAKPLSMEPSSPLGEWTDPALPLENQVWYHGAISRTDAENLLRLCKEASYLVRNSETSKNDFSLSLK; translated from the exons ATGTTACTGAGCGGAGCTCCTCCGGCTGGCTCCCGCCCGGGGCCGCGAGCGCAGGGGAGCGCTGGGGGCGGCCCGGGGGGGTCCCGCCGGGGCGCCGGGGGTGCGGGAGCTGGCCCAGGAGGGGGCGGCAGCGGCGGAGTAGCCAAGTGGCTCCGGGAGCACCTGGGCTTCCGCGGGGGAGGCGGCGGCGGAGGGGGCAGCAAGCCGGCGCCCCCCGAGCCCGACTACCGCCCCCCTGCGCCCTCTCCGGCCGCGCCCCCTGCGCCGCCCCCGGACATCCTGGCCGCCTACAGGTTGCAGCGGGAGCGCGACTTCGAAGACCCCTACTCCGGGGGGTCGTCCGGCTCCGCCGCCCTCGCCACCCCTGCCGCCCCCGGACCCACGCCGCCCCCGCGCCACGGCTCTCCCCCACACCGCCTTATTCGGGTCGAGACCCCGGGGCCCCCGGCGCCGCCTGCTGATGAGCGGATCTCCGGACACCCAGCCAGCAGCGATAGG CTAGCTATCCTAGAAGACTATGCGGACCCATTTGATGTTCAGGAGACTGGCGAAGGCTCAGCAGGAGCTTCAGGAGCCCCAGAGAAGGTCCCTGAAAATGATGGCTACATGGAGCCCTATGAGGCTCAAAAGATGATGGCCG AGATCCGGGGCTCCAAGGAGACAGCAACTCAGCCCTTGCCTCTGTATGACACACCCTATGAGCCAGAGGAGGATGGGGCCACCCCGGAAGGTGAGGGGGCCCCCTGGCCCCGGGAGTCCCGCCTGCCAGAGGATGATGAGAGGCCCCCCGAGGAGTATGACCAGCCCTGGGAGTGGAAGAAGGAGCGGATTTCCAAAGCCTTTGCAG CCCAGTTTGAAGGACCGGAGAAGAGCTGTCTGTCACCTGGCCGGGAGGAGAAGGGGCGGCTACCTTCCCGACTCTCTGCAGGGAACCCCAAGTCAGCCAAGCCCCTAAGCATGGAGCCCAGCAGCCCCCTGGGGGAGTGGACAGATCCAGCACTGCCTCTGGAAAACCAGGT CTGGTATCACGGGGCCATCAGCCGAACCGACGCCGAGAACCTGCTCCGGCTGTGCAAAGAGGCCAGCTACCTGGTGCGCAACAGTGAGACCAGCAAGAAtgacttctccctctccctcaagTGA
- the SHF gene encoding SH2 domain-containing adapter protein F isoform X7: protein MLLSGAPPAGSRPGPRAQGSAGGGPGGSRRGAGGAGAGPGGGGSGGVAKWLREHLGFRGGGGGGGGSKPAPPEPDYRPPAPSPAAPPAPPPDILAAYRLQRERDFEDPYSGGSSGSAALATPAAPGPTPPPRHGSPPHRLIRVETPGPPAPPADERISGHPASSDRLAILEDYADPFDVQETGEGSAGASGAPEKVPENDGYMEPYEAQKMMAEIRGSKETATQPLPLYDTPYEPEEDGATPEGEGAPWPRESRLPEDDERPPEEYDQPWEWKKERISKAFAAGITGPSAEPTPRTCSGCAKRPATWCATVRPARMTSPSPSRAARDSCT from the exons ATGTTACTGAGCGGAGCTCCTCCGGCTGGCTCCCGCCCGGGGCCGCGAGCGCAGGGGAGCGCTGGGGGCGGCCCGGGGGGGTCCCGCCGGGGCGCCGGGGGTGCGGGAGCTGGCCCAGGAGGGGGCGGCAGCGGCGGAGTAGCCAAGTGGCTCCGGGAGCACCTGGGCTTCCGCGGGGGAGGCGGCGGCGGAGGGGGCAGCAAGCCGGCGCCCCCCGAGCCCGACTACCGCCCCCCTGCGCCCTCTCCGGCCGCGCCCCCTGCGCCGCCCCCGGACATCCTGGCCGCCTACAGGTTGCAGCGGGAGCGCGACTTCGAAGACCCCTACTCCGGGGGGTCGTCCGGCTCCGCCGCCCTCGCCACCCCTGCCGCCCCCGGACCCACGCCGCCCCCGCGCCACGGCTCTCCCCCACACCGCCTTATTCGGGTCGAGACCCCGGGGCCCCCGGCGCCGCCTGCTGATGAGCGGATCTCCGGACACCCAGCCAGCAGCGATAGG CTAGCTATCCTAGAAGACTATGCGGACCCATTTGATGTTCAGGAGACTGGCGAAGGCTCAGCAGGAGCTTCAGGAGCCCCAGAGAAGGTCCCTGAAAATGATGGCTACATGGAGCCCTATGAGGCTCAAAAGATGATGGCCG AGATCCGGGGCTCCAAGGAGACAGCAACTCAGCCCTTGCCTCTGTATGACACACCCTATGAGCCAGAGGAGGATGGGGCCACCCCGGAAGGTGAGGGGGCCCCCTGGCCCCGGGAGTCCCGCCTGCCAGAGGATGATGAGAGGCCCCCCGAGGAGTATGACCAGCCCTGGGAGTGGAAGAAGGAGCGGATTTCCAAAGCCTTTGCAG CTGGTATCACGGGGCCATCAGCCGAACCGACGCCGAGAACCTGCTCCGGCTGTGCAAAGAGGCCAGCTACCTGGTGCGCAACAGTGAGACCAGCAAGAAtgacttctccctctccctcaa
- the SHF gene encoding SH2 domain-containing adapter protein F isoform X10 encodes MQQEGGPVRSAPCRPGTLAGSRQGSPGHRKRASPKGSLSSAQPHSWMLTPSPLNSHCAHREHISSSPPPVANGPKQKKKSNWRSTTRLRVIRLSDRLEPRPLAILEDYADPFDVQETGEGSAGASGAPEKVPENDGYMEPYEAQKMMAEIRGSKETATQPLPLYDTPYEPEEDGATPEGEGAPWPRESRLPEDDERPPEEYDQPWEWKKERISKAFAAGITGPSAEPTPRTCSGCAKRPATWCATVRPARMTSPSPSRAARDSCT; translated from the exons ATGCAGCAGGAGGGAGGACCCGTGAGGAGCGCCCCCTGTAGGCCCGGAACCCTGGCGGGTTCGCGGCAAGGGTCTCCGGGGCACAGGAAACGGGCATCCCCCAAGGGTAGTCTCAGTTCCGCCCAGCCCCATTCCTGGATGCTCACGCCGTCTCCCCTAAACTCCCACTGCGCTCACCGGGAGCACATCTCATCATCACCACCGCCCGTGGCTAATGGGccaaaacagaagaagaaaagcaacTGGCGGAGTACAACGCGCCTGCGCGTTATCAGACTCAGCGACAGGCTGGAACCCCGCCCC CTAGCTATCCTAGAAGACTATGCGGACCCATTTGATGTTCAGGAGACTGGCGAAGGCTCAGCAGGAGCTTCAGGAGCCCCAGAGAAGGTCCCTGAAAATGATGGCTACATGGAGCCCTATGAGGCTCAAAAGATGATGGCCG AGATCCGGGGCTCCAAGGAGACAGCAACTCAGCCCTTGCCTCTGTATGACACACCCTATGAGCCAGAGGAGGATGGGGCCACCCCGGAAGGTGAGGGGGCCCCCTGGCCCCGGGAGTCCCGCCTGCCAGAGGATGATGAGAGGCCCCCCGAGGAGTATGACCAGCCCTGGGAGTGGAAGAAGGAGCGGATTTCCAAAGCCTTTGCAG CTGGTATCACGGGGCCATCAGCCGAACCGACGCCGAGAACCTGCTCCGGCTGTGCAAAGAGGCCAGCTACCTGGTGCGCAACAGTGAGACCAGCAAGAAtgacttctccctctccctcaa
- the SHF gene encoding SH2 domain-containing adapter protein F isoform X8: protein MQQEGGPVRSAPCRPGTLAGSRQGSPGHRKRASPKGSLSSAQPHSWMLTPSPLNSHCAHREHISSSPPPVANGPKQKKKSNWRSTTRLRVIRLSDRLEPRPLAILEDYADPFDVQETGEGSAGASGAPEKVPENDGYMEPYEAQKMMAEIRGSKETATQPLPLYDTPYEPEEDGATPEGEGAPWPRESRLPEDDERPPEEYDQPWEWKKERISKAFAAQFEGPEKSCLSPGREEKGRLPSRLSAGNPKSAKPLSMEPSSPLGEWTDPALPLENQLVSRGHQPNRRREPAPAVQRGQLPGAQQ from the exons ATGCAGCAGGAGGGAGGACCCGTGAGGAGCGCCCCCTGTAGGCCCGGAACCCTGGCGGGTTCGCGGCAAGGGTCTCCGGGGCACAGGAAACGGGCATCCCCCAAGGGTAGTCTCAGTTCCGCCCAGCCCCATTCCTGGATGCTCACGCCGTCTCCCCTAAACTCCCACTGCGCTCACCGGGAGCACATCTCATCATCACCACCGCCCGTGGCTAATGGGccaaaacagaagaagaaaagcaacTGGCGGAGTACAACGCGCCTGCGCGTTATCAGACTCAGCGACAGGCTGGAACCCCGCCCC CTAGCTATCCTAGAAGACTATGCGGACCCATTTGATGTTCAGGAGACTGGCGAAGGCTCAGCAGGAGCTTCAGGAGCCCCAGAGAAGGTCCCTGAAAATGATGGCTACATGGAGCCCTATGAGGCTCAAAAGATGATGGCCG AGATCCGGGGCTCCAAGGAGACAGCAACTCAGCCCTTGCCTCTGTATGACACACCCTATGAGCCAGAGGAGGATGGGGCCACCCCGGAAGGTGAGGGGGCCCCCTGGCCCCGGGAGTCCCGCCTGCCAGAGGATGATGAGAGGCCCCCCGAGGAGTATGACCAGCCCTGGGAGTGGAAGAAGGAGCGGATTTCCAAAGCCTTTGCAG CCCAGTTTGAAGGACCGGAGAAGAGCTGTCTGTCACCTGGCCGGGAGGAGAAGGGGCGGCTACCTTCCCGACTCTCTGCAGGGAACCCCAAGTCAGCCAAGCCCCTAAGCATGGAGCCCAGCAGCCCCCTGGGGGAGTGGACAGATCCAGCACTGCCTCTGGAAAACCAG CTGGTATCACGGGGCCATCAGCCGAACCGACGCCGAGAACCTGCTCCGGCTGTGCAAAGAGGCCAGCTACCTGGTGCGCAACAGTGA
- the SHF gene encoding SH2 domain-containing adapter protein F isoform X9, giving the protein MLLSGAPPAGSRPGPRAQGSAGGGPGGSRRGAGGAGAGPGGGGSGGVAKWLREHLGFRGGGGGGGGSKPAPPEPDYRPPAPSPAAPPAPPPDILAAYRLQRERDFEDPYSGGSSGSAALATPAAPGPTPPPRHGSPPHRLIRVETPGPPAPPADERISGHPASSDRLAILEDYADPFDVQETGEGSAGASGAPEKVPENDGYMEPYEAQKMMAEIRGSKETATQPLPLYDTPYEPEEDGATPEGEGAPWPRESRLPEDDERPPEEYDQPWEWKKERISKAFAGAARDSCT; this is encoded by the exons ATGTTACTGAGCGGAGCTCCTCCGGCTGGCTCCCGCCCGGGGCCGCGAGCGCAGGGGAGCGCTGGGGGCGGCCCGGGGGGGTCCCGCCGGGGCGCCGGGGGTGCGGGAGCTGGCCCAGGAGGGGGCGGCAGCGGCGGAGTAGCCAAGTGGCTCCGGGAGCACCTGGGCTTCCGCGGGGGAGGCGGCGGCGGAGGGGGCAGCAAGCCGGCGCCCCCCGAGCCCGACTACCGCCCCCCTGCGCCCTCTCCGGCCGCGCCCCCTGCGCCGCCCCCGGACATCCTGGCCGCCTACAGGTTGCAGCGGGAGCGCGACTTCGAAGACCCCTACTCCGGGGGGTCGTCCGGCTCCGCCGCCCTCGCCACCCCTGCCGCCCCCGGACCCACGCCGCCCCCGCGCCACGGCTCTCCCCCACACCGCCTTATTCGGGTCGAGACCCCGGGGCCCCCGGCGCCGCCTGCTGATGAGCGGATCTCCGGACACCCAGCCAGCAGCGATAGG CTAGCTATCCTAGAAGACTATGCGGACCCATTTGATGTTCAGGAGACTGGCGAAGGCTCAGCAGGAGCTTCAGGAGCCCCAGAGAAGGTCCCTGAAAATGATGGCTACATGGAGCCCTATGAGGCTCAAAAGATGATGGCCG AGATCCGGGGCTCCAAGGAGACAGCAACTCAGCCCTTGCCTCTGTATGACACACCCTATGAGCCAGAGGAGGATGGGGCCACCCCGGAAGGTGAGGGGGCCCCCTGGCCCCGGGAGTCCCGCCTGCCAGAGGATGATGAGAGGCCCCCCGAGGAGTATGACCAGCCCTGGGAGTGGAAGAAGGAGCGGATTTCCAAAGCCTTTGCAG
- the SHF gene encoding SH2 domain-containing adapter protein F isoform X11: MQQEGGPVRSAPCRPGTLAGSRQGSPGHRKRASPKGSLSSAQPHSWMLTPSPLNSHCAHREHISSSPPPVANGPKQKKKSNWRSTTRLRVIRLSDRLEPRPLAILEDYADPFDVQETGEGSAGASGAPEKVPENDGYMEPYEAQKMMAEIRGSKETATQPLPLYDTPYEPEEDGATPEGEGAPWPRESRLPEDDERPPEEYDQPWEWKKERISKAFAGAARDSCT; the protein is encoded by the exons ATGCAGCAGGAGGGAGGACCCGTGAGGAGCGCCCCCTGTAGGCCCGGAACCCTGGCGGGTTCGCGGCAAGGGTCTCCGGGGCACAGGAAACGGGCATCCCCCAAGGGTAGTCTCAGTTCCGCCCAGCCCCATTCCTGGATGCTCACGCCGTCTCCCCTAAACTCCCACTGCGCTCACCGGGAGCACATCTCATCATCACCACCGCCCGTGGCTAATGGGccaaaacagaagaagaaaagcaacTGGCGGAGTACAACGCGCCTGCGCGTTATCAGACTCAGCGACAGGCTGGAACCCCGCCCC CTAGCTATCCTAGAAGACTATGCGGACCCATTTGATGTTCAGGAGACTGGCGAAGGCTCAGCAGGAGCTTCAGGAGCCCCAGAGAAGGTCCCTGAAAATGATGGCTACATGGAGCCCTATGAGGCTCAAAAGATGATGGCCG AGATCCGGGGCTCCAAGGAGACAGCAACTCAGCCCTTGCCTCTGTATGACACACCCTATGAGCCAGAGGAGGATGGGGCCACCCCGGAAGGTGAGGGGGCCCCCTGGCCCCGGGAGTCCCGCCTGCCAGAGGATGATGAGAGGCCCCCCGAGGAGTATGACCAGCCCTGGGAGTGGAAGAAGGAGCGGATTTCCAAAGCCTTTGCAG